A part of Amycolatopsis camponoti genomic DNA contains:
- a CDS encoding acyl-CoA dehydrogenase family protein — translation MTTTVATVPQPDLSALPSIVTRLAARAGEHDRDGTFPHEGVELVHAAGLLTTTVHPRYGGPGAGVLDTARLLSELGRGDPSVALVTAMTLFVHAAQGADPAWPDEVYRAALAESAQRPVLINALRVEPELGSPTRGGLPATIARRTADGWRLSGRKIYSTGSVGLRWMVVWARTDEPAPRVGGFLVRADAPGIEVEPTWDHLGLRASASHDVVFADVPVPAEAVTGLSTPDTQRPPVLTFPLALPALYLGVARNALDWLTGFLRDRVPSGLGKPLATLPRFQTGVGEIAARITGAQEVLFGLARRVDEGDPGAAAHAGVAKVLATRLLIEAVEQAVALAGNPGLTRANPLQRHYRDVLCSRVHTPQDDAVLTGLGRSLLG, via the coding sequence GTGACCACGACCGTCGCCACCGTCCCGCAGCCGGACCTGTCCGCGTTGCCGTCGATCGTCACCCGGCTGGCCGCGCGAGCGGGTGAGCACGACCGGGACGGGACGTTCCCGCACGAGGGCGTCGAACTGGTGCACGCGGCCGGATTGCTGACGACCACGGTCCATCCCCGCTACGGCGGTCCGGGCGCCGGAGTGCTCGACACCGCGCGGTTGCTTTCCGAGCTGGGCCGCGGAGATCCGTCGGTCGCGCTGGTGACCGCGATGACGTTGTTCGTCCACGCCGCGCAAGGCGCCGATCCGGCCTGGCCGGACGAGGTGTACCGAGCGGCGCTCGCGGAGTCCGCGCAGCGGCCGGTGCTGATCAACGCGCTGCGCGTGGAACCGGAGCTCGGCTCGCCGACCCGCGGCGGCTTGCCCGCGACGATCGCGCGCCGGACCGCGGACGGCTGGCGCCTGTCCGGCCGCAAGATCTACTCGACCGGCTCGGTCGGCCTGCGCTGGATGGTGGTCTGGGCCAGAACCGACGAACCCGCCCCGCGCGTCGGCGGATTCCTGGTCCGGGCCGACGCGCCGGGGATCGAGGTCGAGCCGACCTGGGACCACCTCGGCCTGCGCGCCAGCGCGAGTCACGACGTCGTATTCGCCGACGTCCCGGTGCCCGCGGAAGCGGTCACCGGACTGTCCACACCGGACACTCAGCGGCCGCCGGTGCTCACCTTCCCGCTGGCGCTGCCCGCGCTCTACCTCGGGGTGGCGCGCAACGCGCTGGACTGGCTCACGGGGTTCCTCCGGGACCGCGTCCCGAGCGGCCTCGGCAAGCCGCTGGCCACCTTGCCGAGGTTCCAGACCGGCGTCGGCGAGATCGCCGCCCGGATCACCGGCGCGCAGGAGGTCCTTTTCGGACTCGCTCGCCGGGTGGACGAGGGCGACCCGGGGGCCGCGGCCCACGCCGGCGTCGCCAAGGTGCTCGCGACGAGGTTGCTCATCGAGGCGGTCGAGCAGGCCGTCGCCCTCGCGGGCAATCCCGGTCTGACTCGGGCCAACCCCTTGCAGCGGCACTATCGCGACGTGCTGTGCAGCCGCGTCCACACCCCGCAGGACGACGCTGTGCTGACCGGCCTGGGCCGCTCGCTCCTCGGCTGA
- a CDS encoding MarR family winged helix-turn-helix transcriptional regulator, with translation MTPRAPERKPPADEPFGLDRDLGWALRVVSGAFRRTATDSVAALPGGPRGYLVLMAVASGPPRSQLALAQQLTLNKTVMTYLLDDLEAEGLLTRQPDPVDRRARRVLITEKGTRALEEARERLGKAEARLLADLDPAEAQQLRTLLERVAQTAHREEHDDCRLQD, from the coding sequence GTGACGCCCCGAGCCCCCGAGCGCAAGCCACCGGCCGACGAACCCTTCGGCCTGGACAGAGACCTCGGGTGGGCGCTGCGCGTGGTGTCCGGCGCGTTTCGCCGGACGGCCACCGATTCCGTCGCCGCCCTGCCCGGCGGCCCCCGGGGTTACCTGGTGCTCATGGCCGTCGCGTCGGGGCCACCCCGCTCGCAGCTCGCCCTCGCCCAGCAGCTCACGCTCAACAAGACCGTGATGACCTACCTGCTCGACGACCTCGAAGCCGAGGGCTTGCTCACCCGGCAACCGGACCCCGTCGACCGCCGGGCGCGCCGGGTGCTCATCACGGAAAAGGGCACGCGGGCGCTGGAAGAAGCCCGCGAACGCCTGGGCAAGGCCGAGGCCCGGCTGCTGGCCGATCTGGATCCCGCCGAAGCACAACAGCTGCGAACCCTGCTGGAACGGGTCGCCCAGACCGCCCACCGCGAAGAGCACGACGACTGCCGGCTCCAGGACTGA
- a CDS encoding DoxX family protein, with protein sequence MNIVLWVIAGLVAAGFLFSGGFKLALSHEKYVAEQPWAADAPRWAPRAIGVLEVLGALGLLLPAVTGVAPVLVPFAAAGLALVMAGAVVLHLRRGEFPALAPSGVLLVLAAVVAWGRFGPYAF encoded by the coding sequence ATGAACATCGTCCTGTGGGTCATCGCCGGCCTGGTCGCCGCCGGCTTCCTGTTTTCCGGCGGGTTCAAGCTCGCCCTGTCGCACGAGAAGTACGTCGCGGAGCAGCCTTGGGCCGCGGACGCGCCTCGCTGGGCTCCCCGCGCGATCGGCGTGCTGGAGGTGCTCGGCGCGCTCGGCCTGCTCCTGCCCGCGGTGACCGGGGTTGCGCCGGTCCTGGTCCCGTTCGCCGCGGCCGGCCTGGCCCTGGTGATGGCCGGCGCCGTGGTGCTGCACCTGCGGCGTGGTGAGTTCCCGGCGCTGGCGCCGAGCGGGGTGCTGCTGGTCTTGGCGGCGGTGGTGGCGTGGGGCCGGTTCGGGCCGTACGCGTTCTGA
- a CDS encoding alpha/beta fold hydrolase — translation MPVALVTGANRGLGFETARQLAEAGFDLYLAARDVFSPGHPLDPDPARLHYRALRAGHPDPDLTARLLRYIPERAAHRARFEPVFTDSPVPLSFLWGMRDPVSGARVARELRSRKPDADFVEYPDLGHCPHIEAPERVAADILARTTRPPPAGAENLCRPE, via the coding sequence GTGCCCGTAGCCCTCGTGACCGGTGCCAACCGCGGACTCGGCTTCGAAACGGCCAGGCAGCTCGCCGAAGCCGGGTTCGACCTCTATCTCGCTGCTCGTGACGTCTTTTCTCCCGGTCACCCCTTGGACCCCGATCCGGCGCGACTGCACTACCGCGCGCTGCGCGCCGGCCACCCCGACCCCGACCTGACCGCGCGGCTGCTGCGCTACATCCCCGAGCGGGCGGCGCACCGTGCTCGTTTCGAGCCGGTTTTCACCGACAGCCCGGTTCCGCTGTCGTTCCTGTGGGGTATGCGCGATCCCGTGTCCGGGGCCCGGGTCGCCCGGGAACTGCGCAGCCGCAAGCCGGACGCCGACTTCGTCGAGTACCCCGACCTCGGGCACTGCCCCCACATCGAGGCGCCCGAGCGGGTGGCCGCGGACATCCTCGCCCGGACGACGCGGCCGCCTCCGGCAGGTGCAGAAAATCTATGCCGACCGGAGTAG
- a CDS encoding helix-turn-helix domain-containing protein, whose product MIPDQEGPGTPSGADKFDDEHYPAYTMGRAADMLGATQGFLRSLDEAGLITPQRSAGGHRRYSRHQLRLAARVREMVDQGTAIEAACRIVTLEDQLHEAQQQNRSRRDAEGSAVEGSVVEGSVAE is encoded by the coding sequence ATGATTCCTGACCAAGAAGGACCCGGCACGCCCAGCGGAGCCGACAAGTTCGATGATGAGCATTACCCCGCCTACACGATGGGCCGGGCCGCCGACATGCTCGGCGCCACGCAAGGCTTTCTGCGCAGTCTCGACGAAGCGGGCCTGATCACGCCGCAGCGTTCCGCCGGCGGGCATCGCCGCTACTCCCGGCACCAGCTGCGCCTGGCCGCCCGGGTGCGGGAGATGGTCGACCAGGGCACCGCCATCGAGGCCGCGTGCCGCATCGTCACCCTCGAAGACCAGCTGCACGAAGCCCAGCAGCAGAACCGGTCGCGGCGAGATGCCGAAGGCAGCGCAGTCGAAGGCAGTGTCGTCGAAGGCAGCGTCGCCGAATGA
- a CDS encoding DivIVA domain-containing protein, with the protein MTSDALPLPVSFALAVRGYDRDQVDEHLAELNEEIRLLTLDRDAAIAEAETLLRHLESARSEADDLRARLNRLVRTPADPDALGERVRLMLELARAEADAIVSTARRRAAAVRDRAAEAERRTAARLRAIDDVLARAEDVLAEEPRRPALHRAGLTAA; encoded by the coding sequence GTGACCTCCGATGCCCTGCCCCTGCCGGTGTCCTTCGCCCTCGCCGTGCGCGGCTACGACCGTGACCAGGTCGACGAGCACCTGGCCGAGCTGAACGAAGAGATCCGGCTGCTGACCCTCGACCGCGACGCCGCCATCGCCGAGGCCGAAACTCTCTTGCGGCACCTCGAATCCGCGCGCTCGGAGGCCGACGACCTGCGCGCCCGGCTGAATCGCCTCGTCCGCACCCCCGCCGACCCGGACGCGCTCGGCGAGCGCGTCCGGCTCATGCTCGAACTCGCCCGCGCCGAAGCCGACGCCATCGTCTCGACGGCACGCCGGCGCGCCGCGGCCGTGCGGGACCGGGCCGCCGAGGCCGAACGGCGCACGGCGGCTCGCCTGCGCGCGATCGACGACGTCCTGGCCCGCGCCGAGGACGTCCTGGCCGAAGAACCGCGGCGGCCGGCCCTGCACCGAGCCGGGCTCACCGCCGCGTAG
- a CDS encoding DUF6292 family protein, with the protein MTASLRIPTGHPALTALWDYLADVTTALGIGLESCTVDHDTPVSAYVALDQHLPGYPDRDVALLWDEVHGWAAAIETGSGEDLIIVRYLGGPTITPAPERIARFVTALREDDHRIGRLDPPSLRTATGLAALDTALRDRSTR; encoded by the coding sequence GTGACCGCATCGCTGCGCATCCCGACCGGCCACCCCGCCCTGACCGCCCTGTGGGACTACCTCGCCGACGTCACCACCGCACTCGGCATCGGCCTCGAATCCTGCACGGTCGACCACGACACCCCGGTCTCCGCCTACGTCGCCCTCGACCAGCACCTGCCCGGTTACCCCGACCGCGACGTCGCCCTGCTGTGGGACGAAGTCCACGGCTGGGCCGCCGCCATCGAAACCGGCTCCGGCGAAGACCTCATCATCGTGCGCTACCTCGGCGGCCCCACGATCACCCCGGCACCCGAGCGCATCGCCCGGTTCGTCACCGCGCTGCGCGAAGACGACCACCGCATCGGCCGGCTCGACCCGCCGTCCCTGCGCACCGCCACCGGCCTCGCCGCCCTCGACACCGCACTGCGCGACCGGAGCACGAGGTGA
- a CDS encoding Hsp20/alpha crystallin family protein: protein MLMRTDPFRELDRFAQQMLGTATPGTWSKPAAMPMDAYRDGEEFVVCFDLPGVSPEAIELDIERNVLTVKAERRPVPGGDVQMQVSERPLGVFSRQLFLGDTLDTEHISAGYEAGVLTLRIPIAEKAKPRRIDIAGTTGDRKEIRA from the coding sequence ATGTTGATGCGCACCGACCCGTTCCGTGAGCTGGACCGCTTCGCCCAGCAGATGCTCGGCACCGCGACCCCGGGCACCTGGTCCAAGCCGGCGGCGATGCCCATGGACGCCTACCGCGACGGGGAGGAGTTCGTCGTCTGCTTCGACCTGCCCGGCGTCAGCCCCGAGGCCATCGAGCTCGACATCGAGCGCAACGTCCTGACCGTCAAGGCCGAACGACGGCCCGTTCCCGGCGGCGACGTCCAGATGCAGGTCTCCGAACGGCCCCTCGGCGTGTTCTCCCGCCAGCTGTTCCTCGGCGACACCCTCGACACCGAGCACATCTCCGCCGGCTACGAAGCCGGCGTCCTGACCCTGCGCATCCCGATCGCCGAGAAGGCCAAGCCCCGCCGCATCGACATCGCCGGCACCACCGGCGACCGCAAGGAAATCCGGGCCTGA
- a CDS encoding TetR/AcrR family transcriptional regulator, with protein MTETRRRSAPATRAAILEAARKRFGAQGFDRVRLRDVAADVGVDPAMVIRYFGTKEGLFAAAAEFTLNLPDLTDVPAEDLGRVLMPRFFDVWENDAGFLSLLRAATTSEAAAAKMLELFTDQVAPAVAAIAPDRAAERAALLGSQILGLAISRYVLKVPPLANMGRDALEAWVTPVIRHYLSDPAPPDVIPSTTQHLSSFR; from the coding sequence ATGACCGAGACCCGCCGCCGTTCCGCCCCCGCGACCCGCGCCGCGATCCTCGAGGCCGCCCGGAAGCGCTTCGGCGCCCAGGGGTTCGACCGGGTCCGCCTGCGCGACGTGGCCGCGGACGTCGGCGTGGACCCGGCGATGGTGATCCGCTATTTCGGTACGAAGGAAGGCCTTTTCGCGGCGGCGGCGGAGTTCACCCTGAACCTGCCCGATCTCACCGACGTCCCGGCCGAGGACCTCGGGCGCGTGCTGATGCCGCGCTTCTTCGACGTCTGGGAGAACGACGCGGGGTTCCTGTCGTTGCTGCGCGCGGCAACGACCAGCGAAGCGGCGGCGGCGAAGATGCTGGAGCTGTTCACGGACCAGGTCGCGCCGGCCGTGGCCGCGATCGCCCCGGATCGCGCGGCCGAGCGCGCCGCCCTCCTCGGGTCACAGATCCTCGGCCTGGCCATCTCGCGCTACGTGCTGAAGGTGCCCCCACTGGCGAACATGGGCCGTGACGCGCTGGAAGCGTGGGTCACGCCGGTCATCCGCCACTACCTGAGCGACCCGGCTCCGCCCGATGTCATCCCTTCGACGACTCAGCACTTGTCATCCTTCCGATGA
- a CDS encoding FAD-dependent monooxygenase encodes MDTVDVVVVGGGPTGCMLAGEVARAGRSVVVVEKHAEASPLSRAFGTHARTLEVLDARGLADELVATGTRAGSLSLWKSAGLDLTRLPSRFPFLLVTPQLKVDTLLEKYARDHGTQIVRGAEVTHLDRRDDGVVVRARSAAGEAAWKASYVVAADGAHSTVRRLTGTSFPGKVLLNSIVLADAWLADPPGAVITVDAVKDSFAFLAPFGDGWFRVIAWDRRHESDPSLEPGLVRDILRRTMGTDFGMGEVRWISRFRSDERQIGAYRSGRVFFAGDAAHVHSPAGGQGMNTGIQDAANLGWKLAAVLDGADPAILDTYQAERHPVGKLVLRTSGATIRMMTLRAWPARMLRTHLIGALLRSTRFSRKAAGMFTGTGIRYRRTSSEHRLAGAPVREIPLRDGRLPEALRHGGFVLVAGKDAGHVPAPVPVVHRTDAGPGLLVRPDGYIAWAGDVRSGDWAAVLERWTGRRAG; translated from the coding sequence ATGGACACCGTGGACGTCGTCGTGGTCGGGGGTGGCCCGACGGGCTGCATGCTGGCCGGGGAGGTGGCGCGGGCGGGCCGGTCGGTCGTGGTCGTCGAGAAGCACGCGGAGGCCTCGCCGCTGAGCCGGGCGTTCGGGACCCACGCCCGGACGCTGGAGGTGCTGGACGCCCGCGGCCTCGCCGACGAACTGGTCGCCACGGGCACCCGGGCGGGCAGCCTGAGCCTGTGGAAGAGCGCGGGCCTCGACCTGACCCGGCTGCCGTCGCGGTTCCCGTTCCTCCTGGTCACGCCGCAGCTCAAAGTGGACACGCTGCTCGAGAAGTACGCGCGGGACCACGGCACGCAGATCGTGCGCGGCGCCGAGGTCACGCACCTCGACCGGCGGGACGACGGCGTCGTCGTGCGGGCCCGGTCCGCGGCCGGGGAAGCGGCGTGGAAGGCGTCCTACGTGGTGGCCGCCGACGGCGCGCACAGCACCGTCCGGCGGCTGACCGGCACGAGCTTCCCCGGCAAGGTCCTGCTGAATTCGATCGTGCTCGCCGACGCGTGGCTCGCCGATCCGCCCGGTGCGGTCATCACCGTGGACGCCGTCAAGGACAGCTTCGCGTTCCTCGCGCCGTTCGGCGACGGGTGGTTCCGCGTCATCGCCTGGGATCGGCGCCACGAAAGCGATCCGAGCCTGGAACCCGGGCTGGTGCGCGACATCCTGCGGCGGACTATGGGTACCGATTTCGGCATGGGGGAGGTCCGCTGGATCTCCCGGTTCCGCAGTGACGAACGGCAGATCGGCGCGTACCGCTCGGGTCGCGTGTTCTTCGCCGGCGACGCCGCGCACGTCCACTCGCCCGCGGGCGGGCAGGGCATGAACACGGGCATCCAGGACGCGGCCAACCTCGGCTGGAAACTCGCCGCCGTCCTCGACGGCGCCGACCCGGCGATCCTCGACACCTACCAGGCCGAACGGCACCCGGTCGGCAAGCTGGTGCTGCGCACGAGCGGCGCCACGATCCGGATGATGACGCTGCGGGCGTGGCCGGCGCGCATGCTCCGCACCCACCTGATCGGCGCGTTGCTGCGCAGCACCCGGTTCTCCCGCAAGGCCGCCGGGATGTTCACCGGGACCGGGATCCGCTACCGCCGGACGTCGTCCGAGCACCGGTTGGCCGGGGCGCCCGTACGGGAGATTCCGTTGCGGGACGGGCGATTGCCGGAAGCGTTGCGCCACGGCGGGTTCGTCCTGGTCGCGGGCAAGGACGCCGGGCACGTGCCCGCGCCGGTGCCGGTGGTGCACCGCACCGACGCCGGGCCGGGGCTGCTGGTGCGCCCGGACGGCTACATCGCCTGGGCCGGCGACGTCCGGTCCGGGGACTGGGCGGCCGTCCTCGAACGGTGGACCGGGCGGAGGGCGGGCTGA
- a CDS encoding putative quinol monooxygenase: protein MDRAEGGLMQVVVIRFTVREEWAGRWLDLVGEFTRATRAEDSNLWFWWARSVDEPNVFFLLEGHREDGVEAHLRSPLIPKIRREWPAALVETPRVLMTTLPGNDWPELALLPVPGASGG from the coding sequence GTGGACCGGGCGGAGGGCGGGCTGATGCAGGTCGTCGTCATCCGCTTCACCGTGCGCGAAGAGTGGGCCGGCCGATGGCTGGACCTCGTCGGCGAGTTCACCCGCGCGACGCGGGCCGAGGACAGCAACCTCTGGTTCTGGTGGGCGCGCAGCGTCGACGAACCGAACGTCTTCTTCCTCTTGGAGGGCCATCGCGAGGACGGCGTCGAGGCGCACCTGAGGTCGCCGCTCATCCCGAAGATCCGCCGCGAGTGGCCGGCCGCGCTCGTCGAGACGCCGCGGGTGCTCATGACGACCCTGCCCGGGAACGACTGGCCGGAACTGGCTCTGCTGCCCGTGCCGGGGGCTTCCGGCGGCTGA
- a CDS encoding lipase family protein, with protein sequence MIRKPARVPALAAALALVLAAVPAGTAAAQPSSDSFYSYDGAAPLSSFAPGTVLKTRTLSYHVVGIPTPVRAVQLLYRTTDAQGRPTANVTSVVRSTTGDTTKAVSYQSAYDSLDPADAPSRAIAGDVTLGGLLPNGESLLLTPALLLGYNVVVPDTEGPSADFAAGPEYGATTLDSIRAATSSPATGMDDRTKFGLLGYSGGAIATGWAAALAPGYAPDVNRNLVGFTEGGVLVDPAHNLKYVAGSPVWSGVIPMALIGVARGYDIDLKPYASAYGLKVLEELKNASIIDALGRYPGLTWQKIAKPEYANPNSVPPFVAAVNQVNIGSAPTPSIPGFIAQGNAGILEGTVAGPPGIGGGDGVMVAGDVRALARQYCATGNGSISYQQYDLLSHVGGAAAWAPAAIAWLADRFAGKPAPSSCGRIPAGNSLAPEQPA encoded by the coding sequence ATGATCCGAAAGCCCGCCCGCGTACCGGCGCTCGCCGCCGCGCTCGCGCTGGTCCTCGCCGCCGTGCCCGCCGGGACGGCCGCCGCGCAACCGTCGTCCGATTCCTTCTACTCCTACGACGGTGCCGCGCCGCTGTCGTCGTTCGCGCCGGGGACCGTGCTGAAGACCCGGACGCTGAGCTACCACGTCGTCGGCATCCCGACGCCGGTGCGGGCCGTCCAGCTGCTCTACCGCACCACCGACGCCCAGGGCCGGCCGACCGCGAACGTCACCTCGGTGGTCCGCAGCACCACCGGCGACACCACCAAGGCCGTCTCGTACCAGTCGGCCTACGACTCGCTCGATCCCGCGGACGCGCCGTCGCGGGCGATCGCCGGCGACGTCACCCTGGGCGGCCTGCTGCCCAACGGCGAGTCGCTGCTGCTCACCCCGGCGCTCCTGCTGGGCTACAACGTCGTCGTGCCCGACACCGAGGGGCCGAGCGCCGACTTCGCGGCGGGGCCGGAGTACGGCGCCACCACGCTCGACTCGATCCGCGCCGCGACGAGCTCGCCGGCGACCGGCATGGACGACCGCACGAAGTTCGGTCTCCTCGGCTATTCGGGCGGCGCCATCGCCACCGGGTGGGCGGCCGCGCTCGCGCCCGGCTACGCCCCGGACGTCAACCGGAACCTCGTCGGGTTCACCGAAGGCGGCGTGCTCGTCGACCCCGCGCACAACCTGAAGTACGTCGCCGGCAGCCCGGTCTGGTCCGGTGTCATCCCGATGGCGCTGATCGGCGTCGCCCGCGGCTACGACATCGACCTGAAGCCCTACGCGAGCGCGTACGGCTTGAAGGTGCTGGAGGAGCTGAAGAACGCGTCGATCATCGACGCGCTGGGCCGCTACCCCGGACTGACCTGGCAGAAGATCGCGAAGCCGGAATACGCGAACCCGAACTCCGTGCCGCCGTTCGTCGCGGCGGTCAACCAGGTCAACATCGGCTCGGCGCCGACGCCGTCGATCCCGGGCTTCATCGCGCAGGGCAACGCGGGAATCCTCGAAGGCACCGTCGCCGGGCCGCCGGGCATCGGCGGCGGCGACGGGGTGATGGTCGCCGGTGACGTCCGGGCGCTGGCCCGCCAGTACTGCGCGACCGGCAACGGCTCGATCTCCTACCAGCAGTACGACTTGCTCAGCCACGTCGGTGGCGCGGCGGCGTGGGCGCCGGCGGCGATCGCCTGGCTCGCCGACCGGTTCGCGGGCAAGCCGGCGCCGTCGAGCTGCGGGCGGATCCCGGCGGGCAACTCATTGGCACCGGAACAGCCGGCCTGA
- a CDS encoding TetR/AcrR family transcriptional regulator — protein sequence MTTRDRKLPKGPHSLSREEVAEAQRARLVEAVLANVGERGYAATTVGHVTAAAGVSRTSFYEQFADKEAAFLAAYRTVTAEFLEQGVALALAAPNPLAAVTACGDFVVGYVRRHPVVARAVLLEIHALGDAGLEAREEVLRAGEAVFDRTASWLRTTEPDLAPPPPFTARTVVAATIELLTQAIWLATEEAYDQAREAVRHTWLLGLFGHGAIPASAGGRALRR from the coding sequence GTGACGACCCGGGACCGCAAGCTGCCCAAGGGCCCGCACAGCCTGAGCCGCGAAGAGGTGGCCGAGGCCCAGCGCGCCCGCCTGGTCGAGGCGGTGCTGGCCAACGTCGGCGAACGCGGGTACGCGGCCACGACGGTCGGCCACGTGACGGCGGCCGCGGGCGTGTCCCGCACGTCGTTCTACGAGCAGTTCGCCGACAAGGAAGCGGCATTCCTCGCGGCCTACCGCACGGTGACGGCGGAGTTCCTCGAGCAGGGCGTGGCGCTGGCACTGGCGGCGCCGAACCCGCTGGCGGCGGTCACGGCCTGCGGCGACTTCGTGGTCGGCTACGTGCGCCGGCACCCGGTGGTCGCCCGCGCGGTCCTGCTGGAGATCCACGCGCTCGGTGACGCCGGCCTCGAAGCGCGTGAAGAAGTCCTGCGCGCGGGCGAGGCGGTGTTCGACCGGACGGCGAGCTGGCTGCGCACCACCGAACCGGACTTGGCGCCCCCGCCGCCGTTCACCGCCCGCACGGTCGTCGCCGCGACGATCGAACTGCTGACCCAGGCGATCTGGCTCGCCACGGAAGAGGCCTACGACCAGGCTCGCGAGGCGGTCCGCCACACCTGGCTGCTCGGCCTGTTCGGGCACGGTGCCATTCCCGCGAGTGCCGGCGGGCGCGCTCTGCGACGGTGA
- a CDS encoding amidohydrolase family protein has translation MAVTAITGARVFDGEKTLGVQTVVLDGRKIRQVGGEVPDGAEVVDGRGATLLPGLIDAHVHSAPGSQALALRFGVTTELEMQGMNTRENRAHLTEDDTVADIRSSGFAITPPGGHPSELMPEGFRPAGNLPPVMPLMPFSTTPEQAAAFVPQLLARGSDYIKFMIDDGSVEGHPGLPMLDQATLDAGVAEAKKYGALTVAHTLTLDATRMAAEAGIDGVVHVFMDRPHTTEIVDLIAEAGMFVVPCVCLDASMTGITGSTLADDPRVARRLDAKWDETLRSSYGRYPQGKLEDVLETVGALAAAGVDILAGTDASMAETFFGGLAHGASLHQELQYLVAAGLTPERALRAATATTARRFGLADRGRVAEGLRADLLLVDGDPTTTIGDTLNTRAIWRRGSRLEQP, from the coding sequence ATGGCCGTCACCGCCATCACCGGAGCCCGGGTCTTCGACGGCGAGAAGACACTGGGAGTGCAGACCGTCGTCCTCGACGGCCGGAAGATCCGCCAGGTCGGCGGCGAGGTGCCCGACGGCGCCGAAGTCGTCGACGGCCGGGGCGCGACCCTGCTGCCCGGGCTGATCGACGCGCACGTCCACTCCGCGCCCGGCTCCCAGGCGCTGGCCCTGCGGTTCGGCGTCACCACCGAGCTGGAGATGCAGGGCATGAACACGCGCGAGAACCGGGCGCACCTCACCGAGGACGACACGGTCGCCGACATCCGGTCGTCCGGTTTCGCCATCACCCCGCCCGGTGGCCACCCCAGCGAGCTGATGCCGGAGGGCTTCCGGCCGGCCGGGAACCTGCCGCCGGTCATGCCGCTGATGCCGTTCTCCACCACGCCGGAGCAGGCCGCCGCGTTCGTCCCGCAGCTCCTGGCGCGCGGGTCCGACTACATCAAGTTCATGATCGACGACGGCAGCGTCGAGGGACACCCCGGGCTGCCGATGCTCGACCAGGCCACGCTGGACGCGGGCGTCGCCGAGGCCAAGAAGTACGGCGCCCTCACGGTGGCGCACACGCTGACCCTCGACGCCACCCGGATGGCCGCCGAGGCCGGCATCGACGGTGTCGTCCACGTGTTCATGGACCGGCCGCACACCACCGAGATCGTGGACCTGATCGCCGAGGCGGGGATGTTCGTCGTGCCGTGCGTCTGCCTCGACGCGTCGATGACGGGCATCACCGGCAGCACCCTCGCCGACGACCCCCGCGTCGCCCGCCGCCTCGACGCGAAGTGGGACGAAACCCTGCGCTCCAGCTACGGCCGCTACCCGCAGGGCAAGCTCGAAGACGTCCTGGAGACGGTGGGGGCGCTGGCCGCCGCGGGCGTGGACATCCTGGCCGGCACCGACGCGTCGATGGCGGAGACGTTCTTCGGCGGTCTGGCACACGGCGCGAGCCTGCACCAGGAACTGCAGTACCTCGTGGCGGCCGGCCTGACGCCCGAGCGGGCCTTGCGCGCCGCGACGGCGACCACGGCCCGCCGCTTCGGCCTCGCCGACCGCGGACGCGTCGCCGAAGGACTCCGCGCCGACCTCCTGCTGGTCGACGGCGACCCGACGACGACCATCGGCGACACGCTGAACACCCGCGCGATCTGGCGCCGGGGCAGCCGTCTCGAGCAGCCGTGA
- a CDS encoding MarR family winged helix-turn-helix transcriptional regulator, with protein sequence MSGEEHLLDQIGPALSRLRRRTPASGRDLSRNLVLNVVADAPDEMTVGGLAAEMGVAQPVASRTVAACIADGLLRRAASQADGRRTVLELTERGDAERARFAAEQRAAFEDITAEWSPEDRARFARLLVRYTTDAGVWSRRQRG encoded by the coding sequence GTGAGTGGTGAGGAGCACCTGCTGGACCAGATCGGCCCGGCCCTGTCGCGGCTGCGCCGGCGCACCCCGGCCTCGGGTCGCGACCTGTCGCGCAACCTGGTGCTGAACGTGGTCGCGGACGCGCCGGACGAGATGACCGTCGGGGGACTGGCCGCCGAGATGGGCGTCGCGCAGCCGGTGGCCAGCCGGACGGTCGCGGCCTGCATCGCCGACGGCCTGCTGCGGCGGGCCGCGTCCCAGGCCGACGGCCGCCGCACGGTGCTCGAGCTCACCGAACGCGGCGACGCAGAGCGGGCCCGGTTCGCGGCCGAGCAGCGCGCGGCGTTCGAAGACATCACGGCCGAGTGGTCGCCGGAGGACCGCGCCCGGTTCGCGCGGCTGCTGGTCCGGTACACCACGGACGCCGGCGTGTGGTCCCGGCGGCAGCGCGGGTGA